TGAATCTTACAGTTCTGACACCTCAAACAACGACTCCTTCAATCACTACCTATCATCAACAATTATGTGTAGGAGTAAAGAAACCTTACCTTTATGACGCAACCCTCACCAATGACACTGTCAGTAACATCAGCATTGAGCATTTTCGAAGGAGGTAAGTAACGTGGCTGTGTATAGATGGGAGCGGAGCGATCATAGAAGCTGCATTAGATGGACTGAGGTTATACAGTTGCAGACAGGTGGGGGCATGCAATGATTGTTTGTTAAGGCAACCAACCTGAAATCTGGGACAGGTTTTTTGGTGATCCCTAAATTGGCGTTGTAGAATGCCTCAATCGTACCAATGTCTTCCCAGTAACCATCATATAGATAGGCCTGGACCTGAAACAAAAATACTAATCTTTtgagaaaacgataaacctttTAATTAATGCTTCCTGTCTTCCAATAATTCAATCTTGCAAATGAGATTCGATATTTACATCCAAAAAATGCAGATCCTCAACCACAACTTACCCTCATACCAACTGAAGTAGCCCCTGGAATAACTTCACTTCCAAAATCATTGGCTCCAGGGAACGTGTCTCGCAGTAAATTTAACATCGCATCCTTACTGAAAACATAGATACCCATACTTGCAATGTACGGCATTTCCTTTGCTCTCTCGTCGTCTAGACCTAAAATTGTGGTGTCCACCTTGAATGGTTATAAAATTATCAAGGGTATCAGTACACAGGGTTGTCGACTAATTAAATTAtacaacaaataataataataacgtaAGCAAAAGATGATGGTTGTTTGCAGATTTACCCTCATTGCTTTTAGTGCTTCTCCCTTTGGCTTCTCTGAAAATTCTACTATCTTTCCCTCCTCATCAATCTTCATTAGACCAAAGGCAGTAGCACGTTTTTCATCCATTGGCAGAGCCGCCACTGTTATATCAGCATCAGTTTCTCTGTGTGCTTGGACGAATTTCTCATAATCCATCCGATACAAATGATCTCCAGCAAGAACCAGATATTCAagaacatcatgctcttcaaataGCCATAAATACTGCCTCACAGCATCAGCTGTTCCCTAATGGATCCAGAAGTGAAACATAAAGACACAATAATTCAGGTCTGGTCAGTACAATAGACAGAGGGCAATCTAGTACAGGATTTAGAGCAACAACATATATGCAAAATTACAATTTATTATGACTAATCAACATTATATATGCAAAATTAGATTTTATCTCCACggaatattaatattttgagGTCTACATTCTTCTATGAAACATCTCCTCAACAAAACTTAAAGAAAGACACCACCTCTTTGATCAATGCAGACATGCAAGAAAAGTATACAGACAGGCATATCTTTATTTTCATACCTGGAACCAGTTTGGATTTTCTGGGCTTTGCTGAGCAGCAAGAACTTCTACAAAACCTTCATTCTTATAGCCTCCCATATTACTTGCATAGGCCCGTGATAAGTGGCGATTAAGAGATGCAGAATTAAATTGAGTAAGGACATATATCTTTGATACATTGCTGTTCAAACAATTACTAACAGGGATGTCAATCAACCGATAATTTGCACCCAACGGGACAGCAGGTTTTGCTCTCTTTTTCGTAAGAGGATAAAGCCGCGTCCCAGCTCCACCTCCAAGAATGATGCCTAGCACACTCTGTGTAAGGATAAAAAGCGTTTTTCAATATGATGATGTAGAAAGTGAGTCCTGACATCAGAAACTCAAGTGTTAGCTCATTCTTCAAATGCAATTATTGGCTATGCAGATGCATATGATAAGCAAACACACAAATATTTCATTATGGTGGAGAAGTTTTCTTCTGTTACTTCTAAACTGCGACCTCATTCAACCTTTGGAATCAGCCAGTGAGATGCATTAGTCTCTCGAGTTCATAATTTTAACACTGCTACAAACGTTCAATTTAAACCACAATCTATTAGAATTACATTTAGTCTCATGGCCTAATTAGATTTAAATTATTACACTAAATTAAATCAGATGATACACGCATGAAAATATCTTGTATCACCCAATTTCATAAAAATGTCATCTGATGCAGAGAAGGAAGTTCACAAGATTTGTAAACAAACACTAAAACTTTGAATCTAATTGTGTTGGTTCCATAATTTTCACTGCAACCGATATACTATTAATATCTCGagttacaattaaaaaaaaaaacccaaattCTTTACTCTGCTGCAGAATTGTGCAACGTATGAACCACAACACTCTCATATGCAGAAACACGATTTTCATAGATGATCCCGCCATGCATATGAATAGAAGAAAACATGACAAACACAGAGAGCGAGGGTTAGAGAGAGTACAGTGCTGGCATCAGGGTCAAGGCAAGTGAGAGAGGAGCTGGTATCGGAAACAGCTTTGGGAGAAACAACACGGGAAGCGGGAAATCTAGCCCTGACATTGCCTCTGCCACTAGCACTCACGCGCACTGCACCGCCAAAGAGCTCCGATTTTGCGAAACCAATGGTGCGGTTACATTGCGGTTTGCTCCCACTTAGCTCAGAAATTTTGCTGAAGCCCATTGGTGATGATGA
The genomic region above belongs to Salvia miltiorrhiza cultivar Shanhuang (shh) chromosome 5, IMPLAD_Smil_shh, whole genome shotgun sequence and contains:
- the LOC130985962 gene encoding glucose-1-phosphate adenylyltransferase small subunit, chloroplastic/amyloplastic-like — encoded protein: MAAVASSSPMGFSKISELSGSKPQCNRTIGFAKSELFGGAVRVSASGRGNVRARFPASRVVSPKAVSDTSSSLTCLDPDASTSVLGIILGGGAGTRLYPLTKKRAKPAVPLGANYRLIDIPVSNCLNSNVSKIYVLTQFNSASLNRHLSRAYASNMGGYKNEGFVEVLAAQQSPENPNWFQGTADAVRQYLWLFEEHDVLEYLVLAGDHLYRMDYEKFVQAHRETDADITVAALPMDEKRATAFGLMKIDEEGKIVEFSEKPKGEALKAMRVDTTILGLDDERAKEMPYIASMGIYVFSKDAMLNLLRDTFPGANDFGSEVIPGATSVGMRVQAYLYDGYWEDIGTIEAFYNANLGITKKPVPDFSFYDRSAPIYTQPRYLPPSKMLNADVTDSVIGEGCVIKNCKIHHSVIGLRSCISEGAIIEDTLLMGADYYETDADRRLLAAKGGIPIGIGKNSHIKRAIIDKNARVGEDVKIINSENVQEAARETDGYFIKSGIVTVIKDALIPSGTVI